From a single Salmo salar chromosome ssa22, Ssal_v3.1, whole genome shotgun sequence genomic region:
- the sc61a gene encoding transport protein Sec61 subunit alpha — translation MGIKFLEVIKPFCAVLPEIQKPERKIQFREKVLWTAITLFIFLVCCQIPLFGIMSSDSADPFYWMRVILASNRGTLMELGISPIVTSGLIMQLLAGAKIIEVGDTPKDRALFNGAQKLFGMIITIGQAIVYVMTGMYGDPSEMGAGICLLIIIQLFVAGLIVLLLDELLQKGYGLGSGISLFIATNICETIVWKAFSPTTVNTGRGTEFEGAVIALFHLLATRTDKVRALREAFYRQNLPNLLNLIATVFVFAVVIYFQGFRVDLPIKSARYRGQYNTYPIKLFYTSNIPIILQSALVSNLYVISQMLSTRFSGNFLVNLLGTWSDTSTGGPARAYPVGGLCYYLSPPESFGSVLDDPIHAAIYIVFMLGSCAFFSKTWIEVSGSSAKDVAKQLKEQQMVMRGHRETSMVHELNRYIPTAAAFGGLCIGGLSVMADFLGAIGSGTGILLAVTIIYQYFEIFVKEQSEMGSMGALLF, via the exons ATGGGCA TTAAATTTTTGGAAGTCATAAAGCCGTTTTGTGCGGTCTTACCTGAGATTCAGAAACCAGAGAGAAAG ATTCAGTTCAGAGAAAAAGTACTATGGACTGCCATCACTCTCTTCATCTTCCTGGTGTGCTGCCAG ATTCCCCTCTTTGGCATCATGTCCTCGGACTCTGCAGATCCCTTCTACTGGATGAGAGTAATCCTGGCTTCCAACAGAG GTACTCTGATGGAGCTGGGTATCTCACCCATTGTTACCTCTGGTCTCATCATGCAGCTGCTGGCTGGAGCCAAGATCATTGAGGTTGGAGACACCCCCAAGGACAGAGCACTCTTCAACGGAGCACAGAAAT TGTTTGGCATGATCATCACCATTGGGCAGGCCATTGTTTACGTGATGACTGGCATGTACGGAGACCCCTCAGAGATGGGTGCTGGGATCTGCCTGCTCATCATCATTCAG CTGTTTGTGGCAGGTCTGATTGTGCTGCTGCTGGATGAGCTGCTGCAGAAGGGCTATGGTCTAGGCTCTGGTATCTCCCTGTTCATTGCCACCAACATCTGTGAGACCATCGTCTGGAAGGCCTTCAGTCCCACTACTGTCAACACTGGGAGAG GAACGGAGTTTGAAGGTGCCGTCATTGCCCTGTTCCACCTGTTGGCCACCCGCACAGACAAGGTGCGCGCCCTAAGAGAGGCCTTCTACCGCCAGAACCTGCCTAACCTCTTGAACCTCATCGCCACAGTCTTCGTCTTTGCTGTAGTCATATACTTCCAG GGCTTCAGGGTGGACTTGCCCATCAAGTCTGCCCGTTACCGTGGTCAGTACAACACCTATCCCATCAAGCTCTTCTACACTTCCAACATTCCCATCATCCTCCAGTCTGCCCTTGTGTCCAACCTGTACGTCATCTCTCAGATGCTCTCCACGCGATTCAGTGGCAACTTTCTGGTTAACCTGCTGGGCACCTGGTCT GATACTTCCACTGGAGGACCAGCTCGGGCCTACCCAGTTGGAGGTCTCTGCTACTACCTCTCTCCCCCGGAGTCCTTTGGTTCTGTTCTGGATGACCCCATCCACGCTGCCATCTACATCGTCTTCATGCTGGgctcctgtgccttcttctccaaGACATGGATCGAGGTTTCAGGATCCTCGGCCAAAGAT GTGGCTAAGCAGCTGAAGGAACAGCAGATGGTGATGAGGGGACACCGAGAGACCTCCATGGTGCACGAGCTCAACCG GTACATCCCCACAGCTGCAGCTTTCGGTGGCCTATGCATAGGTGGGCTGTCTGTCATGGCGGACTTTCTGGGCGCCATCGGTTCTGGTACTGGAATTCTTTTGGCCGTGACCATCATCTACCAGTACTTTGAGATCTTCGTCAAGGAGCAGAGTGAAATGGGCAGCATGGGAGCGCTGCTATTctag
- the LOC106582923 gene encoding mitochondrial intermembrane space import and assembly protein 40 isoform X2 — protein MSYCKDRIIFVTKEDHEAPSNAELIADDPNDPYEDQGLILPSGEINWNCPCLGGMASGPCGTQFKEAFSCFHNSNEEVKGSECIDNFRTMQECMQKYPELYPQEDENDGVAAGGADATAPAPAENSAPIDSTAPEPAEDSSPAPVVSSDSTLSPPTPESAPSSDNTPPTDSQAAS, from the exons ATGTCGTACT GTAAAGATCGCATCATCTTCGTTACCAAGGAAGACCATGAAGCACCTAGCAACGCTGAGCTCATTGCAGATGACCCCAATGACCCCTACGAAGACCAGG GCCTGATTCTGCCTAGTGGGGAGATCAACTGGAACTGTCCATGCCTGGGAGGGATGGCTAGCGGGCCCTGTGGCACACAGTTCAAGGAGGCCTTCTCCTGCTTCCACAACAGCAATGAGGAGGTGAAGGGTTCAGAGTGTATCGACAACTTCCGCACTATGCAGGAGTGTATGCAGAAGTACCCCGAGCTCTACCCACAGGAGGACGAGAACGATGGAGTCGCCGCGGGAGGCGCTGACGCTACTGCCCCTGCGCCTGCTGAGAACTCTGCCCCCATTGATTCTACTGCACCTGAGCCCGCAGAGGACTCGTCCCCAGCACCAGTGGTGTCTAGTGACTCTACCCTGTCCCCCCCAACACCTGAGTCTGCCCCGTCATCCGACAATACACCACCCACAGACAGCCAGGCTGCCAGCTAA
- the LOC106582923 gene encoding mitochondrial intermembrane space import and assembly protein 40 isoform X1: protein MSYCKQEGKDRIIFVTKEDHEAPSNAELIADDPNDPYEDQGLILPSGEINWNCPCLGGMASGPCGTQFKEAFSCFHNSNEEVKGSECIDNFRTMQECMQKYPELYPQEDENDGVAAGGADATAPAPAENSAPIDSTAPEPAEDSSPAPVVSSDSTLSPPTPESAPSSDNTPPTDSQAAS, encoded by the exons ATGTCGTACTGTAAGCAAGAGG GTAAAGATCGCATCATCTTCGTTACCAAGGAAGACCATGAAGCACCTAGCAACGCTGAGCTCATTGCAGATGACCCCAATGACCCCTACGAAGACCAGG GCCTGATTCTGCCTAGTGGGGAGATCAACTGGAACTGTCCATGCCTGGGAGGGATGGCTAGCGGGCCCTGTGGCACACAGTTCAAGGAGGCCTTCTCCTGCTTCCACAACAGCAATGAGGAGGTGAAGGGTTCAGAGTGTATCGACAACTTCCGCACTATGCAGGAGTGTATGCAGAAGTACCCCGAGCTCTACCCACAGGAGGACGAGAACGATGGAGTCGCCGCGGGAGGCGCTGACGCTACTGCCCCTGCGCCTGCTGAGAACTCTGCCCCCATTGATTCTACTGCACCTGAGCCCGCAGAGGACTCGTCCCCAGCACCAGTGGTGTCTAGTGACTCTACCCTGTCCCCCCCAACACCTGAGTCTGCCCCGTCATCCGACAATACACCACCCACAGACAGCCAGGCTGCCAGCTAA